A genome region from Solanum pennellii chromosome 12, SPENNV200 includes the following:
- the LOC107005586 gene encoding PAP-specific phosphatase HAL2-like, producing MEKEKYSEELNVAVRVVHMACSLCQKVQKGLLGKAFGDDDEVKSKDDDSLVTIADWSVQATVSWILSNTFGSEYVSIVAEEDVQTLSKPESAGLLSKVVSTVNECLAQASRYGLKGPDKTLGPSEILEAISRCNSKGGPLGRHWVLDPVDGTLGFVRGGQYAVALALIDNAEVVVGVLGCPNYHMKRDRHNKQQQNHISSEVPVPSPDMLEEGCVMYSKKGTGEAWVQPTVYGDGKYEWPNFAKQVRVSPIDDPALATFCEPVERANSNHSFAAGLASSVGLRNKPLRVYSMVKYAAIAQGDAEIFMKFARAGYKEKIWDHAAGVLIVQEAGGVVTDAGGRSLDFSKGIYLESLDRGIVACSGTKLHEKLIGAVYASWESSSL from the exons ATGGAGAAGGAGAAGTACTCGGAGGAATTGAATGTGGCTGTGAGGGTTGTTCATATGGCGTGTAGTCTCTGTCAAAAGGTGCAAAAGGGTTTGCTTGGTAAAGCAtttggtgatgatgatgaggttAAGTCTAAGGATGATGATTCTCTTGTTACTATTGCAG ATTGGAGTGTGCAAGCAACTGTAAGCTGGATCCTTTCAAATACTTTTGGTAGCGAATATGTCTCCATAGTAGCTGAAGAGGACGTTCAAACTCTTTCCAAGCCTGAATCAGCAGGTCTATTGAGTAAAGTTGTCAGCACTGTCAATGAATGCTTAGCACAAGCTTCTAGATATGGTCTGAAAGGTCCAGATAAAACCCTGGGGCCTTCAGAAATTCTGGAGGCTATTAGTCGCTGCAATTCAAAAGGGGGCCCTCTTGGCAGGCATTGGGTTCTTGACCCGGTTGATGGTACACTGGGGTTTGTGCGTGGAGGTCAATATGCTGTAGCTTTAGCGTTGATTGATAATGCGGAGGTTGTAGTTGGAGTGCTAGGATGccctaattatcatatgaaAAGGGACAGGCATAATAAGCAAcaacaaaatcatatttcatcagAAGTTCCAGTGCCCTCACCTGATATGTTGGAAGAAGGATGTGTGATGTACTCAAAAAAAGGTACTGGTGAAGCTTGGGTGCAGCCAACGGTTTATGGTGATGGTAAATATGAATGGCCAAATTTTGCCAAACAAGTTCGTGTTTCTCCAATTGATGATCCAGCATTGGCAACTTTTTGTGAGCCAGTTGAGAGAGCTAATTCAAATCACTCCTTTGCAGCTGGACTTGCTTCCTCTGTTGGGCTTAG AAACAAGCCCCTCCGTGTTTATAGCATGGTAAAATATGCTGCCATAGCACAGGGAGATGCtgaaattttcatgaaatttgctAGAGCTGGGTACAAAGAGAAGATTTGGGACCATGCAGCTGGTGTTCTCATTGTACAAGAGGCTGGCGGTGTGGTGACTGATGCAGGAGGGCGTTCACTTGATTTTTCTAAAGGGATATACTTGGAAAGTCTTGATAGGGGAATAGTTGCTTGCTCTGGCACTAAACTGCATGAGAAATTAATTGGAGCTGTTTATGCCAGCTGGGAGTCCTCTAGTCTATGA